One genomic region from Neoarius graeffei isolate fNeoGra1 chromosome 4, fNeoGra1.pri, whole genome shotgun sequence encodes:
- the LOC132884527 gene encoding uncharacterized protein LOC132884527, whose amino-acid sequence MRWNEDRMKDSVQAPTSMRTYGSVLQEAVDRLSQAVLGKRWDEQYRSPGVYTGELLAMEYLYSQTGISLTPTLHNQEEEDQLVEDIDDEDIEDEGFEEETEDITVPVLTDDDHDIERRPSTTRRRAPSPPPLPELPSTSTGGGQRPVAAAAVPSTSGQGLHPAATAAATTSGAQGVVVGPDGIPGWDKVQELAAYLVDLRDAAYLTEPQVTEVIQLWAALPDSDKERIDYQPRHQERLSSGRFKAPKRSGVTPGVESVKRSLIGHPGGPAQWPGTSRLVDAMCTRLCTLHKCTTRKAGVSTPRWTRILDDYHHIRDLIIASPRLMADTTIQLFQINQRTLIQWFQQRLKGQEMSTLTQGLTPAPQIPVAPAQLPQPQEKLIVPPASSGQRHEFVFPPNLEGRAPLLRPGRRPKDRQDRPIAPTPPPIFPLPATLGTSALPVPTPFTLVQLPAMTVPAPPVPFLQLPATTLAASTPGAAPSVPAPPPPAGPPPPPAGPPPPVSRYTERNRRRRAAEEASGSAEKRKYVRGATYNMCSQCGKPKTKEYGHSCFGSATFCSQASGGKSVEEWLEEQRAQK is encoded by the exons ATGCGCTGGAACGAGGACAGAATGAAGGACTCTGTTCAAGCACCCACTTCCATGCGCACCTACGGCAGTGTTCTGCAGGAGGCCGTGGATCGGCTCAGCCAAGCCGTTCTGGGAAAACGTTGGGATGAGCAGTACCGCAGTCCTGGAGTCTACACAG GTGAATTGTTGGCCATGGAGTACCTGTACAGCCAGACTGGCATATCACTTACTCCAACGCTccacaaccaagaggaggaggaccAGCTGGTGGAGGACATTGATGACGAGGACATTGAGGACGAAGGCTTTGAGGAGGAGACAGAGGACATCACAGTTCCTGTGCTGACTGACGATGACCATGACATTGAAAGGAGGCCCTCAACCACAAGGCGTCGGGCACCTTCACCACCACCTCTACCAGAACTGCCGTCCACGTCCACGGGTGGAGGTCAGCGTCCAGTTGCTGCTGCCGCCGTTCCGTCCACGTCGGGTCAAGGACTGCACCCTgctgctactgctgctgccaCCACTTCAGGGGCTCAG ggcGTCGTCGTTGGACCGGATGGCATTCCTGGGTGGGACAAAGTGCAAGAGCTGGCTGCTTACCTGGTGGACCTGCGAGATGCCGCCTACCTCACTGAGCCACAGGTGACCGAGGTCATCCAGCTGTGGGCGGCACTCCCAGACAGCGACAAGGAGAGGATCGACTACCAGCCACGTCACCAGGAGCGGCTGTCGTCTGGTCGATTCAAGGCACCGAAGCGGTCTGGAGTCACACCGGGTGTGGAGAGCGTCAAGCGCAGCTTGATAGGTCACCCTGGGGGGCCGGCTCAGTGGCCTGGTACCAGCCGCTTGGTAGACGCCATGTGCACACGCTTGTGCACTTTGCACAAGTGCACTACCAGGAAGGCCGGTGTTTCCACTCCCAGGTGGACCAGAATTCTGGATGATTACCACCACATCCGTGACTTGATCATCGCCAGCCCACGGTTGATGGCAGATACAACAATTCAGTTGTTTCAAATCAACCAGCGGACACTTATTCAGTG GTTTCAACAGCGGCTGAAAGGTCAGGAGATGAGTACACTCACTCAGGGACTGACTCCAGCACCCCAAATTCCCGTCGCCCCTGCCCAGCTTCCGCAGCCGCAGGAAAAACTGATCGTCCCTCCTGCATCATCTGGGCAACGACATGAATTTGTGTTCCCCCCGAATCTGGAGGGCCGGGCTCCTCTGCTACGCCCAGGCCGTCGCCCCAAAGACCGCCAAGACCGTCCAATTGCCCCCACCCCACCACCCATTTTTCCTCTCCCTGCAACATTAGGCACCAGTGCACTGCCAGTGCCAACTCCCTTCACATTGGTACAGCTCCCAGCAATGACTGTTCCTGCACCACCTGTTCCCTTTCTCCAGCTCCCAGCCACGACTTTGGCTGCCTCAACACCTGGTGCAGCCCCATCTGTACCTGCGCCACCTCCGCCCGCTGGCCCGCCGCCTCCTCCCGCTGGCCCCCCACCTCCTGTTTCACGGTACACAGAGAGGAACAGGCGTCGGCGAGCCGCTGAAGAGGCCAGTGGTAGTGCGGAGAAAAGAAAATATGTAAGGGGTGCGACATATAACATGTGTAGCCAATGTGGCAAACCCAAGACTAAAGAGTATGGGCATAGTTGCTTTGGGAGCGCGACTTTCTGTTCCCAGGCCTCAGGTGGCAAGTCTGTTGAAGAGTGGTTGGAAGAACAGAGAGCTCAAAAGTAG